One genomic region from Streptomyces sp. NBC_00582 encodes:
- a CDS encoding sulfotransferase → MSGPPVRVLYITGWMRSGSTLLGNVLNELPGVRHIGELHFLWKNGVLGAGTNSSCGCGQPLTGCPLWSEALAALPAGGTEATAHRMLALQRKLMRTRHTGARLAEARGARPVDAGVTELLDQSAAVYRGTAAHGADRLVVDGSKCPAEAAALLGRGDLDVKVLHIVRDPRATALSYRSAKEYIDPMSPARSSGYWTAFNLASERVGRQAPDRYLRIRHEDLSTRPRETVAEVLRFAGLDDEVPVDTAGRVTLGVNHTVTGNPDRLRRGVTAIRPDERWRTALSTADIAAATAPALPLLARYGYPTAPGRPSAGGPSSGTPSSGTPSRATRPAEAPRAGAPSSRTAARETGVVRPLWPGELW, encoded by the coding sequence ATGTCCGGCCCCCCTGTCCGGGTCCTCTACATCACCGGATGGATGCGCAGCGGCAGCACGCTGCTCGGCAACGTCCTCAACGAGCTGCCCGGTGTACGGCACATCGGCGAACTGCACTTCCTGTGGAAGAACGGCGTCCTCGGCGCCGGCACCAACTCCAGCTGCGGCTGCGGGCAGCCGCTGACCGGGTGCCCGCTGTGGTCCGAGGCGCTGGCCGCGCTGCCCGCCGGCGGCACCGAGGCGACCGCGCACCGCATGCTCGCCCTCCAGCGGAAGCTGATGCGCACCCGGCACACCGGGGCCCGGCTCGCCGAGGCCCGCGGGGCGCGGCCCGTGGACGCGGGCGTCACCGAACTGCTCGACCAGTCGGCCGCCGTCTACCGGGGGACGGCCGCCCACGGCGCCGACCGGCTGGTGGTGGACGGCTCCAAGTGCCCTGCGGAGGCCGCCGCCCTGCTGGGCCGGGGCGACCTCGACGTGAAGGTGCTGCACATCGTGCGCGACCCGAGGGCCACGGCACTGTCGTACCGCAGCGCCAAGGAGTACATCGACCCGATGTCCCCGGCCCGCTCCAGCGGCTACTGGACGGCCTTCAACCTCGCCTCGGAACGCGTGGGCCGGCAGGCACCGGACCGCTACCTCCGCATCCGCCACGAGGACCTCTCCACCCGTCCCCGGGAGACCGTCGCCGAGGTGCTGCGGTTCGCGGGCCTGGACGACGAGGTGCCCGTCGACACCGCGGGCCGCGTCACCCTCGGCGTCAACCACACCGTCACCGGCAACCCGGACCGGCTGCGGCGCGGGGTGACGGCGATCCGCCCCGACGAGCGCTGGCGCACCGCCCTGTCCACCGCCGACATCGCCGCGGCGACGGCCCCGGCCCTGCCCCTGCTCGCCCGCTACGGCTACCCGACGGCCCCCGGCCGGCCCTCCGCCGGCGGCCCGTCCTCCGGTACGCCGTCCTCCGGTACGCCGTCCAGGGCCACGCGTCCCGCCGAGGCGCCCCGCGCCGGCGCCCCGTCCTCCCGCACGGCCGCCCGCGAGACGGGCGTCGTCCGCCCGCTGTGGCCCGGTGAGCTCTGGTGA
- the cysC gene encoding adenylyl-sulfate kinase translates to MTPPTTALGPGLIAPPHHPTDPARPTAAPSFCTCYPGATVWLTGLPSSGKTTVAQATADVLTAAGRRAEVLDGDALRRTLSDGLGFSREDRHRNVTRIGHVAHVLARNGVLALVPVIAPYADSRAAVRDLHRESRTPYLEVHVAAPVEVCSVRDVKGLYARRAAGRLSGLTGVDAPYEEPLAPDLRIDSHTESVDSSVAALLALLAERGLA, encoded by the coding sequence GTGACCCCGCCGACCACGGCCCTTGGCCCCGGCCTCATCGCCCCGCCGCACCACCCCACCGACCCCGCGCGCCCGACGGCCGCCCCCTCCTTCTGCACCTGCTACCCCGGCGCGACCGTCTGGCTGACCGGCCTGCCCAGCTCCGGCAAGACCACCGTCGCGCAGGCCACCGCCGACGTCCTGACCGCCGCCGGCCGCCGCGCCGAGGTGCTCGACGGCGACGCCCTGCGCCGCACCCTCTCCGACGGCCTCGGCTTCTCCCGTGAGGACCGCCACCGCAACGTGACCCGCATCGGCCATGTCGCGCACGTCCTCGCCCGCAACGGCGTCCTCGCCCTCGTCCCCGTCATCGCCCCCTACGCCGACTCCCGCGCCGCCGTCCGCGACCTGCACCGCGAGAGCCGCACCCCCTACCTGGAGGTGCATGTGGCCGCCCCGGTCGAGGTGTGCTCCGTACGGGACGTCAAGGGCCTGTACGCCCGCCGCGCCGCCGGCCGGCTCAGCGGACTGACCGGTGTCGACGCCCCGTACGAGGAGCCCCTCGCGCCCGACCTGCGGATCGACTCGCACACCGAGTCCGTCGACAGCTCGGTCGCCGCCCTGCTCGCCCTGCTCGCGGAGAGGGGCCTGGCATGA
- the cysD gene encoding sulfate adenylyltransferase subunit CysD: MTTLTTDTRTETETYALSHLDTVESEALHIFREVAGEFERPVLLFSGGKDSIVMLHLALKAFAPAAIPFSLLHVDTGHNFPEVLAYRDRVVARHHLRLHVARVQDYLDDGRLRERPDGTRNPLQTVPLLDALTAGRHDAVFGGGRRDEEKARAKERVFSLRDEFGAWDPRRQRPELWSLYNGRHAPGEHVRVFPLSNWTELDVWQYIQREAIELPSIYYAHEREVFARAGMWLAPGDWGGPREGEHLRTRRVRYRTVGDMSCTGAVESTAGTVAEVIEEIAASRLTERGATRADDKLSEAAMEDRKREGYF; the protein is encoded by the coding sequence ATGACCACCCTGACGACCGACACCAGGACCGAGACCGAGACCTACGCCCTCTCCCACCTCGACACCGTCGAGTCGGAGGCCCTGCACATCTTCCGTGAGGTGGCGGGCGAGTTCGAGCGGCCGGTGCTGCTGTTCTCCGGCGGCAAGGACTCCATCGTCATGCTGCATCTGGCGCTGAAGGCGTTCGCCCCCGCCGCGATCCCCTTCTCCCTGCTGCACGTCGACACCGGCCACAACTTCCCCGAGGTCCTCGCCTACCGGGACCGCGTGGTGGCCCGCCACCACCTCAGGCTGCACGTGGCCCGCGTCCAGGACTACCTCGACGACGGCCGGCTCCGCGAGCGCCCCGACGGCACCCGCAACCCCCTGCAGACCGTCCCGCTGCTCGACGCCCTCACCGCCGGGCGGCACGACGCCGTGTTCGGCGGGGGCCGGCGCGACGAGGAGAAGGCCCGCGCCAAGGAGCGCGTGTTCTCGCTGCGCGACGAGTTCGGCGCCTGGGACCCGCGCCGCCAGCGCCCCGAACTGTGGTCCCTCTACAACGGCCGGCACGCCCCCGGCGAACACGTCCGTGTCTTCCCGCTGTCCAACTGGACCGAGCTCGACGTGTGGCAGTACATCCAGCGCGAGGCCATCGAACTGCCCTCGATCTACTACGCCCACGAGCGGGAGGTCTTCGCCCGCGCCGGCATGTGGCTGGCGCCCGGCGACTGGGGCGGCCCCCGCGAGGGCGAACACCTGCGGACCCGGCGGGTCCGCTACCGCACGGTCGGCGACATGTCCTGCACCGGCGCCGTGGAGTCGACCGCCGGCACCGTCGCCGAGGTGATCGAGGAGATCGCCGCCTCCCGGCTCACCGAGCGGGGCGCCACCCGCGCCGACGACAAGCTCTCCGAAGCCGCCATGGAAGACCGCAAGAGGGAGGGCTACTTCTAG
- a CDS encoding M20/M25/M40 family metallo-hydrolase, whose protein sequence is MPPGSAPPLGETASAREPALHVVKLGSATLTHPHVFDEVAALRARGARVLLIAGGAQGIAEHYRRTGREIRTLLSRAGDEIRYCPPEEMRHIVAAYEEVTLPLVERELTRRGLSVYASVARTGALVTAAPNGPLRVRDGDRLRLVRDHRAGTVHRVDAPRVTALLDAFDVVCLSPPVAATDDGTPLNVDADVLAATLARALNADHLRLVTGTAGLLADPADPTSTLRHLGRGEGGRYARGRMRQKVRAAEIAIDGPSDTAITGPHTLSTTGATRFWAATPPAADLTLLSRTVQISSVSRDERELAVLLADWCAEQGIKSEIDAVGNLVATKGAGERRLLMLGHLDTVPYRWPVRWDGETLSGRGSVDAKGSLVAFLETLAAYEPPEGVELRVVGAVEEEITGAGAFHVRDSYPADAVIVGEPSGAAALTLGYYGLVKIRLHTRECVGHTAGEGVRTAGDRLVEALTAVRAAVTATAPDALTATLGVRALNEGDVQAGEAVVDVRLPPGHAVETLLEALGAAVSEPVRLDVLRATPGVATPRTSPLVKAFQRAFRTEESRPRYLMKKGSSDMNTLATTWRGVPMVAYGPGDASLDHTPAEHLPAAEFRQARRLLTAAVREWSTM, encoded by the coding sequence ATGCCCCCGGGATCCGCCCCACCCCTGGGCGAGACGGCCAGCGCCCGCGAACCCGCCCTCCACGTCGTCAAACTCGGCAGCGCCACCCTCACCCACCCCCACGTCTTCGACGAGGTCGCAGCCCTCCGCGCCCGCGGCGCCCGAGTCCTCCTGATCGCGGGCGGCGCCCAGGGCATCGCCGAGCACTACCGACGCACCGGCCGTGAGATCCGCACCCTCCTCTCCCGCGCCGGCGACGAGATCCGCTACTGCCCGCCGGAGGAGATGCGGCACATCGTCGCCGCCTACGAGGAGGTCACCCTCCCCCTCGTCGAGCGGGAGCTGACCCGCCGCGGCCTGTCGGTGTACGCCTCGGTGGCCCGCACCGGCGCCCTGGTGACGGCGGCCCCCAACGGCCCCCTGCGGGTGCGCGACGGCGACCGGCTCCGCCTGGTCCGCGACCACCGCGCCGGCACCGTGCACCGCGTCGACGCCCCCCGCGTCACCGCCCTCCTCGACGCCTTCGACGTGGTCTGTCTCTCCCCGCCGGTCGCCGCCACCGACGACGGCACCCCCCTCAACGTCGACGCCGACGTCCTCGCCGCCACCCTGGCCCGCGCCCTGAACGCCGACCATCTGCGCCTGGTCACCGGCACCGCCGGACTCCTCGCCGACCCCGCCGACCCGACCAGCACGCTGCGCCACCTCGGCCGGGGGGAGGGCGGCCGGTACGCCCGCGGCCGGATGCGGCAGAAGGTGCGCGCCGCCGAGATCGCCATCGACGGCCCCTCCGACACCGCGATCACCGGCCCGCACACCCTGTCCACCACCGGCGCCACCCGCTTCTGGGCGGCCACCCCGCCCGCCGCCGACCTCACCCTGCTCTCCCGCACCGTGCAGATCTCCTCCGTCTCCCGCGACGAACGCGAACTCGCCGTCCTGCTCGCGGACTGGTGCGCCGAGCAGGGCATCAAGAGCGAGATCGACGCCGTCGGCAACCTGGTCGCCACCAAGGGCGCGGGCGAGCGCCGGCTGCTGATGCTCGGTCACCTCGACACCGTGCCCTACCGGTGGCCGGTGCGCTGGGACGGCGAGACGCTCTCCGGGCGCGGCTCGGTCGACGCCAAGGGCAGCCTGGTCGCCTTCCTGGAGACCCTCGCGGCCTACGAACCGCCGGAGGGCGTCGAGCTCCGGGTGGTCGGCGCCGTCGAGGAGGAGATCACCGGAGCCGGCGCCTTCCACGTCCGCGACAGCTACCCGGCCGACGCGGTGATCGTCGGCGAGCCCAGCGGTGCCGCCGCCCTCACCCTCGGCTACTACGGCCTGGTCAAGATCCGCCTGCACACCCGGGAGTGCGTCGGCCACACCGCCGGCGAGGGCGTCCGTACGGCCGGCGACCGGCTGGTGGAGGCGCTCACCGCCGTACGCGCCGCCGTCACCGCCACCGCCCCCGACGCGCTCACCGCGACGCTCGGGGTGCGCGCCCTCAACGAGGGCGACGTCCAGGCGGGGGAGGCCGTGGTCGACGTACGCCTGCCGCCGGGGCACGCGGTCGAGACGCTCCTCGAGGCCCTCGGCGCCGCCGTGTCCGAGCCCGTCCGCCTCGACGTGCTCCGCGCCACGCCCGGCGTGGCCACCCCGCGCACCAGCCCCCTCGTCAAGGCGTTCCAACGCGCCTTCCGCACCGAGGAGTCGAGACCCCGCTACCTGATGAAGAAGGGCAGCAGCGACATGAACACGCTCGCCACCACCTGGCGGGGCGTCCCCATGGTCGCCTACGGCCCCGGCGACGCGAGCCTCGACCACACCCCCGCCGAACACCTGCCCGCGGCCGAGTTCCGGCAGGCCCGGCGTCTGCTGACCGCCGCCGTCCGAGAATGGAGCACGATGTGA
- a CDS encoding SDR family NAD(P)-dependent oxidoreductase, with protein MNLGLSGRAALVAASSSGIGLAVAKVLAAEGADVSICGRDPGRLAAAHREVDASGPGRVLSRVVDLRDEHAAAAWVRHTAEEFGALHVVVSNSGGVPFGPVQDFEVAQYREAVNDNLLPHVSLSLAAAPYLRAAGWGRIVMITSESVRQPHPGSGLSSVARLGVLGFAKGLVEAFGPAGVTVNVLAPGFHRTPILDVQYGDRVEERLAEVAAGIPLGRIGRAEDLGALVAFLASTQAAFVTGTVLVADGGNTRAIP; from the coding sequence GTGAACCTCGGACTGTCCGGGCGGGCCGCCCTCGTCGCCGCCTCCAGCAGCGGCATCGGACTCGCCGTCGCCAAGGTGCTCGCCGCCGAGGGCGCCGACGTGTCGATCTGCGGCCGTGACCCCGGCCGGCTCGCCGCCGCCCACCGGGAGGTCGACGCGAGCGGGCCCGGCCGGGTGCTCAGCCGGGTGGTGGACCTGCGCGACGAACACGCCGCCGCCGCCTGGGTACGGCACACCGCCGAGGAGTTCGGAGCGCTGCACGTCGTCGTCAGCAACTCCGGCGGGGTGCCCTTCGGGCCCGTACAGGACTTCGAGGTCGCCCAGTACCGGGAGGCCGTCAACGACAACCTGCTGCCGCACGTCTCGCTGTCCCTGGCGGCCGCGCCGTACCTGCGCGCGGCCGGCTGGGGCCGGATCGTGATGATCACCTCCGAGTCGGTGCGGCAGCCCCATCCGGGCAGCGGACTGTCCTCGGTCGCCCGGCTCGGTGTCCTCGGCTTCGCCAAGGGCCTCGTCGAGGCCTTCGGCCCCGCCGGCGTCACCGTCAACGTCCTCGCCCCCGGCTTCCACCGCACGCCCATCCTCGACGTCCAGTACGGCGACCGGGTCGAGGAACGCCTCGCCGAGGTCGCCGCCGGCATCCCCCTCGGCCGCATCGGCCGCGCCGAGGACCTGGGCGCCCTGGTCGCCTTCCTCGCCAGCACCCAGGCCGCCTTCGTCACGGGCACGGTCCTCGTGGCGGACGGCGGCAACACCAGGGCCATCCCCTGA